In Paenibacillus sp. 1781tsa1, one DNA window encodes the following:
- a CDS encoding ATPase, with amino-acid sequence MNSNTEGVIMNIEVIKEFLMQNWLVIVVALIILFFVLNVVKTVLKWLIAIIIIAALLIYSGISIDQIKQTVTDVQSRTMDTLKKEATSMMLKEASKATYVKGQDGAFTITSPNVEIKGRAQSDKVDVTFRGISLGEWKLDNETIRTFVEQAQENKTAPAS; translated from the coding sequence ATGAATTCTAATACGGAAGGTGTAATCATGAACATAGAAGTAATCAAAGAGTTTCTGATGCAGAACTGGTTGGTGATCGTGGTTGCATTGATCATATTGTTCTTTGTTCTGAATGTGGTCAAAACCGTATTGAAATGGTTGATTGCCATCATCATTATTGCGGCTCTACTGATATACAGCGGCATCTCCATTGATCAGATCAAACAAACAGTGACAGACGTGCAATCCCGTACGATGGACACATTGAAGAAAGAAGCAACCAGCATGATGCTTAAGGAAGCTTCCAAAGCGACATACGTCAAAGGACAGGATGGAGCTTTCACTATCACAAGTCCCAATGTGGAGATTAAAGGCAGAGCGCAATCGGATAAAGTCGATGTGACCTTCCGCGGCATTTCACTTGGCGAATGGAAACTCGACAATGAAACCATCCGTACGTTTGTCGAACAGGCACAGGAGAACAAAACAGCACCAGCATCGTAG
- a CDS encoding MFS transporter, with the protein MKTAIWLYLFLFLAVFDLHAQYPILTPFAISLGAAPTFIGWMMGIYSLTHLPGNLIAGTQIDKHGSRRYIVFSLLGAGIILLLQAYVQTPWQLLALRSISGFVLAFLSPACLALLAQLSSDPVKQGKYMSGHGVVHTLASVVSPAAGAIIVGSMGFSATFSGLGYLLILTGVIAFMTMPRGIVKQHERVTEPAKPDVSPADAKSAFLPVSWRYFALPLVIACAQGILFFELPLRGGGHSSIMSTGLLFSIISIGALFTLSMLFLNRYSPKLRLVAGVLLMSLCFFAMAAIPQIPLSTVLFVLGMSKGVIFPAMATLFIRLSGGSRLGRIFSLQSIATSIGSFIGPITAGQLRVGLSPYFIAFVLLMIGMLLLPYYTSRREASLADPKSIFN; encoded by the coding sequence GTGAAAACGGCCATCTGGCTATACCTGTTTTTGTTCCTTGCTGTATTTGATCTGCACGCCCAGTATCCCATTCTGACCCCTTTTGCCATCTCGCTGGGAGCTGCCCCTACTTTCATTGGCTGGATGATGGGTATCTATTCCTTAACGCATCTTCCTGGCAATCTCATTGCCGGAACACAAATCGATAAACATGGCAGTCGCCGCTACATTGTATTCAGTCTGCTCGGGGCAGGAATCATCCTGCTCTTGCAAGCCTATGTTCAGACACCTTGGCAACTGCTGGCGCTGCGTTCCATCAGCGGTTTTGTACTGGCCTTCCTGTCTCCTGCATGTCTTGCCCTGCTTGCACAGTTATCCAGTGATCCAGTGAAACAGGGAAAGTATATGTCAGGACACGGGGTAGTACATACACTCGCTTCTGTGGTATCTCCCGCAGCCGGTGCGATCATTGTGGGTTCCATGGGATTCTCCGCTACATTCTCAGGCTTGGGTTACTTGCTCATTCTTACAGGTGTGATTGCTTTCATGACCATGCCTCGTGGCATCGTCAAGCAGCATGAGAGAGTAACTGAACCTGCCAAACCTGACGTTTCACCAGCAGATGCCAAAAGTGCATTCCTGCCGGTGTCTTGGCGATACTTTGCCCTGCCTCTGGTTATTGCTTGTGCTCAAGGGATTCTCTTCTTCGAGCTGCCCCTGCGAGGAGGAGGGCATTCGTCCATCATGTCAACCGGGTTGTTATTTTCCATTATCAGTATTGGAGCTCTCTTCACACTGAGCATGTTATTTCTTAACCGGTATTCCCCCAAGCTGCGTCTGGTTGCGGGTGTGCTGCTGATGTCCTTGTGTTTTTTTGCAATGGCCGCCATTCCGCAAATCCCGTTGTCTACCGTATTATTTGTACTCGGGATGTCCAAAGGCGTTATCTTTCCAGCTATGGCAACCCTATTTATTCGTCTAAGTGGAGGAAGCAGGTTGGGCCGCATTTTCTCGTTGCAATCCATCGCCACTTCCATTGGCTCTTTCATTGGCCCCATTACAGCCGGGCAACTTCGTGTCGGGTTATCACCCTATTTCATCGCCTTTGTTTTGTTAATGATAGGTATGCTGCTGCTTCCATACTATACATCCAGACGCGAAGCTTCCCTCGCCGATCCGAAAAGTATATTCAACTAA
- a CDS encoding toprim domain-containing protein, whose product MPIHVIVEGKNDRSKLKRLVGPEINILCTFGTLNSLKLETLRKQVGYDEVFLFMDNDSSGKKIRGVLRDAFPDAVQMYTRRGYAGVEGTPDEYIIAQLEKAGLETYIQYPEHPSF is encoded by the coding sequence ATGCCTATTCATGTCATTGTGGAAGGTAAGAATGATCGAAGCAAACTGAAACGTCTGGTTGGACCCGAAATCAACATTTTATGCACGTTTGGAACACTTAATTCCCTCAAGTTGGAGACCCTGCGCAAGCAAGTCGGTTACGATGAAGTCTTTTTATTTATGGATAATGACAGTTCCGGCAAAAAAATTAGAGGTGTACTTCGGGATGCTTTCCCGGATGCAGTACAGATGTATACACGACGAGGATATGCGGGTGTGGAAGGAACACCTGATGAGTATATCATTGCCCAGCTGGAGAAAGCCGGGTTAGAGACATACATCCAATACCCTGAACATCCTTCCTTTTAA
- a CDS encoding SCO family protein: MLKKYKWTWILLGLALIMAVYLMWGTVFASKEKLPEIREIQSFSMENVDGSTVSLEDTQGKVRLFYFYFTSCPDVCPITTFTLSQVQDLLKEDDTFGKDVSFVSISFDPKVDTREKIKTFADRFHADYSGWYFLRGDMDKTKQFARDSFQILIEGENKDDFAHMNMIGLVDQNNQLRKVYNAFNTEDVVPAVIAEDIRNLIKE, translated from the coding sequence ATGCTGAAAAAGTACAAATGGACATGGATACTGCTTGGGCTCGCACTCATTATGGCTGTGTATCTGATGTGGGGCACCGTATTTGCCAGTAAGGAAAAATTACCCGAGATTCGCGAGATCCAATCCTTTTCCATGGAAAATGTTGATGGCAGTACGGTATCACTGGAGGATACCCAAGGGAAAGTCCGTTTGTTCTACTTTTATTTCACCAGTTGTCCAGATGTCTGCCCTATTACGACGTTTACGTTATCCCAAGTGCAGGATCTGTTGAAAGAGGACGACACCTTCGGTAAAGATGTCTCGTTTGTATCCATTTCATTCGACCCGAAAGTCGATACGAGAGAGAAGATTAAGACGTTTGCGGACCGCTTCCATGCGGATTATTCCGGATGGTACTTCTTGCGAGGGGATATGGACAAAACCAAACAGTTCGCCAGGGATTCATTCCAGATCCTGATTGAAGGCGAGAATAAGGACGATTTTGCCCATATGAACATGATTGGCTTGGTGGATCAGAATAACCAGCTGCGCAAGGTATATAATGCGTTTAATACAGAGGACGTTGTGCCTGCTGTCATTGCCGAGGATATTCGCAATCTGATCAAGGAATAA
- a CDS encoding metal-dependent hydrolase — MDTSTHFVMGIGLAGLAYVDPVVATSPMLAAAVMVGTIAGSQAPDIDTALRLKSNSLYIRNHRGLSHSLPFLLLWVLLITGVIALIFPGVPIGHVATWTAVAVGVHVFTDLFNTYGTQAARPFTERWIAWNIIHIFDPFLFTTHVVAILLWAFDLIAPAPLFVTLYSLTGLYYIWRTIARAQAVRKVRRLDNSPEQAKYIVIPTISWNRWHVVKRVEDGSYVIGKMDGSNLVWSLHASSSTHAAVAASRKSPEVSAFLYFTSYAVAEVEELPAGYKVRWADVRYRHRKQYPFVAVIVMDRNFETIDTYVGWLSDEKMDKKLLSARP; from the coding sequence ATGGATACCTCTACACATTTTGTCATGGGGATTGGTCTAGCTGGTCTGGCTTATGTCGATCCTGTTGTCGCGACGAGCCCCATGCTTGCAGCTGCGGTAATGGTTGGCACAATCGCTGGCTCCCAGGCCCCTGACATCGATACTGCGTTACGTCTCAAGAGCAATTCGCTTTACATTCGGAATCATCGGGGCTTGTCACACTCTCTGCCATTTCTCCTGTTATGGGTTCTGCTCATCACCGGCGTCATTGCCCTGATATTCCCTGGTGTCCCCATTGGGCACGTTGCCACCTGGACCGCTGTAGCCGTAGGCGTTCACGTATTTACCGATCTGTTCAATACCTATGGAACCCAAGCCGCCCGGCCTTTTACGGAACGCTGGATCGCCTGGAATATCATTCATATTTTTGATCCGTTTCTATTCACTACGCATGTCGTAGCTATCCTGTTATGGGCCTTTGATCTGATCGCCCCTGCACCACTCTTCGTTACGCTGTATAGTTTGACCGGTTTGTATTATATATGGCGAACGATTGCTCGTGCACAGGCGGTCAGAAAAGTCAGACGTCTCGACAACAGCCCAGAACAGGCAAAATACATCGTCATTCCAACGATATCCTGGAATCGCTGGCATGTGGTTAAACGAGTTGAGGACGGCAGTTATGTGATTGGTAAAATGGACGGTTCTAATCTGGTATGGAGTCTGCACGCCTCGTCTTCTACTCATGCCGCCGTTGCTGCTTCACGCAAATCACCGGAAGTCAGTGCTTTCCTCTATTTTACCTCCTATGCGGTGGCAGAAGTGGAAGAACTACCTGCTGGTTACAAGGTCCGCTGGGCAGATGTACGTTATCGACACCGGAAACAATATCCATTTGTCGCGGTAATTGTGATGGATCGGAATTTTGAAACGATTGATACGTATGTAGGCTGGTTAAGCGATGAGAAGATGGATAAAAAACTTTTATCCGCACGCCCTTGA
- a CDS encoding alpha/beta-type small acid-soluble spore protein → MAQGSRSNNLVVPQANSALQQLKIEAAQELGVTIPQDGYYGNYTSRETGSLGGYITKRLVQIAEQSLAGSGK, encoded by the coding sequence ATGGCTCAAGGATCTCGTTCTAACAACTTGGTGGTACCTCAAGCAAATTCAGCATTGCAACAATTGAAAATCGAGGCTGCACAGGAACTGGGTGTAACTATCCCACAAGACGGTTACTATGGTAACTACACTTCCCGTGAAACAGGATCTTTGGGTGGATATATCACCAAACGTCTGGTACAAATCGCTGAGCAGTCTCTGGCTGGGTCTGGCAAATAA
- the trpS gene encoding tryptophan--tRNA ligase → MKTVLSGIQPSGKLTLGNYIGAIKNFVKLQHDYQCHFMVVDLHAITVAQEPAALREQSEAVAALFIAAGIDPSKSNVFLQSHVPQHAELGWLMTTLTSMGELERMTQFKDKSSGKDSVGAGLFVYPSLMAADILLYNADLVPVGEDQKQHLELTRDLAGRFNHRYGEYFTIPDPYIPQVGARVMSLDDASSKMSKSNPNAGSYIALLDPPDVIRKKISRATTDSGREVVYDPANKPEVSNLMSIYAECAGMTLKEVAERYEGKMYGPFKKELAEVVVSVIEPLQQRYNEIRESGELADVLETSARRAEEVASQTLSAVKERMGFVPRRKL, encoded by the coding sequence ATGAAAACAGTACTTTCAGGTATTCAACCAAGTGGTAAGCTCACATTGGGCAACTATATTGGTGCAATCAAAAATTTTGTGAAACTCCAGCATGACTATCAATGTCATTTCATGGTGGTTGATCTTCATGCCATCACCGTGGCTCAGGAGCCAGCAGCATTGCGTGAACAGTCAGAAGCGGTAGCTGCGCTGTTTATTGCAGCAGGTATCGATCCTTCGAAATCTAACGTATTTCTACAATCCCATGTACCGCAGCATGCCGAATTGGGCTGGTTGATGACAACGCTGACCTCCATGGGTGAGCTTGAACGCATGACTCAGTTTAAGGATAAATCATCCGGTAAAGATTCCGTGGGTGCCGGACTGTTCGTGTATCCATCATTAATGGCGGCTGATATTTTGTTATACAATGCTGATCTTGTACCCGTAGGTGAGGATCAGAAGCAGCATCTGGAGCTGACACGTGATCTGGCAGGACGTTTTAACCATCGTTATGGGGAGTACTTCACGATTCCAGATCCATATATCCCACAGGTAGGTGCACGGGTAATGTCTCTTGACGATGCCTCTTCGAAGATGAGTAAAAGTAACCCTAACGCTGGCAGCTATATTGCCCTGTTGGATCCGCCGGATGTCATTCGCAAAAAAATCAGCCGTGCCACTACAGATTCGGGACGTGAAGTCGTATATGATCCGGCAAACAAACCGGAAGTTAGCAATCTGATGAGTATCTACGCTGAATGTGCGGGTATGACGCTTAAAGAAGTAGCTGAGCGTTATGAAGGCAAGATGTACGGTCCGTTCAAAAAAGAACTGGCTGAAGTGGTTGTGTCTGTTATTGAACCGCTGCAACAACGTTATAATGAGATTCGCGAGTCTGGCGAATTGGCCGATGTTCTGGAGACGTCAGCTCGTCGTGCAGAAGAGGTTGCTTCTCAAACGTTGAGTGCCGTGAAAGAACGTATGGGGTTTGTTCCTAGACGTAAACTGTAG